The genomic DNA ATGGCAGCTGCGATGTCGCGCATGCTGATCACGGAGACGAGGCTGTAATCGTCGATCACCGGCAGGTGGCGGATGTGGTGCCGGTTCATCAGGTGGCGGACCTCATCGATCGTGTCGCTCGAGGTGCAGGACACCAGCTGCTGCACCGAGACGAGCTGCGAGACCTTGACGTTGACGGCGTTCGTGCCGTGCTCGGCGACGGCGCGCACCACGTCGCGCTCGGTGAACATGCCGACCGCGGTGTTACCCTCGGAGCGGACCACGTCCTTGACCACCAGTGCGCTGATGTTGTTGGCGCGCATCAGCTTGGCGGCGATACCCACCGTTTCGTTCATCCGCACCGTGACAACGCGCGGCGTCTTCTTGCGCAGAATGTCTCCGACCAGCATTGCAACCTCCCTGGGTGAATGTTGAGAGAAGTGTGGTATACATAATGCCAATCGTCAAGCGCTGGATTTGGCCGATCCGAAAAATCTTGCGACAGCGATACTGACGTTTGCCGTCGAGACAAAAAGAAAAGGGGCGCATCGCTGCGCCCCTTCTCGTTGTTGCGAATGTGCGGCGGCTACGCCGTCTCGGTCTTTGCACTTGTCTTGGCACTGCCGGTCGCGGTCTCGGTGCTCTCGGCTTCCTTGCCGAGGATGAAGGAGCGGCGCAGCGGCTTGATCACGAACAGCGCCATCAGCGCCGCCGTCGCATTCAAGGCCACTGCGACCACGAACACGGCCTTCCAGCCATAGGCCGCCGAGATCACGCTTGCGAGCGGAACGAGCAGGGAGGCGGTGCCCTTCGCGGTGTAGAGCATGCCGTTATTGGTGGTTGCGAATTTCGAGCCGAAGGTGTCGCCGCAGGTCGCGGGGAACAGCGAGTAGATCTCGCCGAACACGCCGAAGTACACCGCGGTTGCCAGCACGAAGACGAGCGGGATGTGACCGTAGGCCGACAGCGTCAGCAGCATCAAGGCGGCGGTGCCGAAGGCGATGAACATGGTGTGCTCGCGGCCGATCGTGTCGGAGACGAAGCCGAAGAACGGGCGGCCGAATCCGTCGAAGATGCGGTCGAGCGAGATCGCGAAGGTCAGTGCCGCCATCTGGAAGCCGGCGAGCGTGACTGGCGTGCTCGCGATCTTGAAGTCGTGCGCGATCGGGGCGATCTGCGCCGCGGTCATCAGGCCGCCCGAGGCGACCATGACGAAGACGAGATACATCACCCAGAAAATAGGCGTCCGCAGCACTTGCGGCGGGGTGAAGTCGATCTTGGTCTGCGGCAAATTGAGCTGCTTCTTCTTCGGCGGGATCGAGAGCCGCGGCGGCTGGATGAAGAAGGCGAGCACGAACACGATCACGCCCTGGCCGATGCCGAAGGTGAGGAAGGCGTGCTGATAGCCGCTGGATGCGATCATGGCTGCGATCGGCACCACGGTGAGCGCAGCGCCCGCACCGAAGCCCGCGGCCGTCGCGCCGGCGGCAAGGCCGCGGCGATCGGGAAACCATTTCAGCGCGTTGCCGACGCAGGTGCCGTACACCGCGCCCGCGCCCATGCCGCCGATGACCGCTGCCGCGT from Bradyrhizobium sp. CCBAU 53351 includes the following:
- a CDS encoding CBS domain-containing protein — protein: MLVGDILRKKTPRVVTVRMNETVGIAAKLMRANNISALVVKDVVRSEGNTAVGMFTERDVVRAVAEHGTNAVNVKVSQLVSVQQLVSCTSSDTIDEVRHLMNRHHIRHLPVIDDYSLVSVISMRDIAAAIDEALNGTPQAAA
- the oxlT gene encoding oxalate/formate MFS antiporter gives rise to the protein MISSTDGAVTAAPLRTGFRWFQLAMGIVCMAMIANLQYGWTLFVDPIDAAHHWGRAAIQLAFTIFVVTETWLVPVEAWFVDKYGPRIVIMFGGVMIALSWILNSYADSLTLLYAAAVIGGMGAGAVYGTCVGNALKWFPDRRGLAAGATAAGFGAGAALTVVPIAAMIASSGYQHAFLTFGIGQGVIVFVLAFFIQPPRLSIPPKKKQLNLPQTKIDFTPPQVLRTPIFWVMYLVFVMVASGGLMTAAQIAPIAHDFKIASTPVTLAGFQMAALTFAISLDRIFDGFGRPFFGFVSDTIGREHTMFIAFGTAALMLLTLSAYGHIPLVFVLATAVYFGVFGEIYSLFPATCGDTFGSKFATTNNGMLYTAKGTASLLVPLASVISAAYGWKAVFVVAVALNATAALMALFVIKPLRRSFILGKEAESTETATGSAKTSAKTETA